A region from the Hypericibacter adhaerens genome encodes:
- a CDS encoding branched-chain amino acid ABC transporter permease, with translation MDYAIQQFFNALAFGAEYALIALGLALVYSIMNLMNFAHGEIIASGGYAMYLAVLIGVGSPWLVAPVGIVVAAVTAMLFERIAFRPVRHAPATTGLLTAFGVSIVVQNLFTLLISPRPRAVPVLTGLNQTIFIGPYAISSLQLLELVTVAVAITGLALFLKRSTLGLAIRAATREFSTVRLMGVRANRVIAAAFALSGLLAGVAAIFIVARRGSVDPDFGFQPVIKAFVACVLGGFGSLGGAVFGGMLLGFLDVAIVMLLPQDMGGLSDAITYSIIAALLVWRPDGLLARRIELGDKEI, from the coding sequence ATGGACTACGCGATCCAGCAGTTCTTCAACGCGCTCGCCTTCGGCGCCGAATATGCGCTGATCGCGCTGGGGCTTGCCCTCGTCTATTCGATCATGAACCTGATGAACTTTGCCCATGGCGAGATCATCGCCTCGGGCGGCTATGCCATGTATCTGGCGGTCCTGATCGGCGTCGGCTCGCCCTGGCTGGTGGCGCCTGTGGGCATCGTCGTGGCCGCTGTGACGGCCATGCTGTTCGAGCGCATCGCCTTTCGACCGGTTCGCCACGCACCGGCGACGACAGGCCTCCTGACCGCCTTCGGTGTCAGCATCGTGGTCCAGAATCTCTTCACCCTCTTGATCTCGCCCCGGCCACGCGCCGTTCCAGTCCTGACCGGCCTCAACCAGACCATCTTTATCGGCCCCTATGCCATCTCCTCCCTGCAGCTTCTGGAGTTGGTGACGGTCGCGGTCGCCATCACCGGATTGGCGCTGTTCCTGAAACGGTCGACGCTGGGGCTCGCGATCCGCGCCGCGACCCGCGAGTTCTCGACCGTCCGCCTGATGGGCGTGCGCGCCAACCGCGTGATCGCCGCCGCCTTCGCCCTCTCAGGACTGCTCGCGGGCGTTGCGGCCATCTTTATCGTGGCGCGGCGCGGCAGCGTCGATCCGGATTTCGGCTTCCAGCCTGTCATCAAGGCGTTCGTCGCCTGCGTGCTGGGTGGCTTCGGCTCACTGGGCGGCGCCGTCTTCGGCGGCATGCTGCTGGGCTTCCTCGATGTCGCCATCGTGATGCTCTTGCCCCAGGATATGGGCGGGCTCAGCGACGCCATCACTTACTCGATCATCGCCGCGCTGCTGGTATGGCGTCCGGACGGACTCCTGGCGCGCCGGATCGAGCTGGGCGACAAGGAGATCTGA
- a CDS encoding branched-chain amino acid ABC transporter permease: protein MTASASLSAQDAAAVKAAARKALLRSALGGLLTALPMVIIGLLILEFAPNYLVRIAFAAYVNLLIVLGLQVFMGNSMVANLGQGAFVGIGAYTVAILATPIAMKKMSIPNAPFGLSHIALDPLLAAGAGLGLTGIVAFLTGIVVARVSGEAATIVTFSLLMIVHSVFIHWTDLFKGAQAFFGIPQVVNLQWAVALSVVGIMLARLFKDSRVGLQLRASAESLLAARAFGVDVVRLRLIAWVVGALFCAAGGILYAYFMGTINARAFHFELVLTTIAMLILGGLRTVSGAVVGCAVLSILLEVIRTLENGVTIAGIDLPSMPGLSGLAMGGVIVLGMIFRPKGMIPRLEFDELLRQWFARRAPAAAAAGSTDDPEDDGKASKTR, encoded by the coding sequence ATGACGGCATCGGCTTCCCTGTCCGCGCAAGACGCCGCTGCCGTCAAGGCCGCGGCCCGCAAAGCGCTGCTGCGCTCGGCTCTGGGCGGGCTTCTGACCGCGCTGCCGATGGTGATCATCGGTCTCCTGATACTGGAGTTTGCGCCCAACTATCTCGTGCGCATCGCCTTTGCCGCCTATGTCAACCTGCTGATCGTGCTGGGCCTGCAGGTCTTCATGGGCAATTCGATGGTGGCCAATCTGGGCCAGGGCGCTTTCGTCGGCATCGGCGCCTACACGGTCGCGATCCTCGCGACCCCGATCGCCATGAAGAAGATGTCGATCCCCAACGCGCCCTTCGGCCTCTCCCATATCGCCCTCGACCCGCTGCTCGCAGCCGGCGCGGGCCTGGGCCTCACCGGCATCGTTGCCTTCCTCACCGGGATCGTGGTCGCGCGGGTCTCGGGCGAAGCCGCGACCATCGTGACCTTCAGCCTGCTCATGATCGTCCATTCGGTCTTCATCCATTGGACCGATCTCTTCAAGGGCGCCCAGGCCTTCTTCGGCATCCCGCAGGTGGTGAACCTGCAATGGGCGGTGGCCCTTTCGGTCGTCGGGATCATGCTGGCGCGCCTGTTCAAGGACAGCCGGGTGGGCTTGCAGCTGCGCGCGAGCGCCGAGAGCCTGCTGGCGGCGCGCGCCTTCGGGGTCGATGTGGTACGGCTGCGCCTGATCGCCTGGGTCGTGGGCGCACTGTTCTGCGCCGCGGGCGGCATCCTCTATGCCTATTTCATGGGTACCATCAATGCGCGCGCGTTCCATTTCGAGCTGGTGCTGACCACGATCGCCATGCTGATCCTGGGGGGCTTGCGGACCGTTTCCGGCGCTGTTGTCGGCTGCGCGGTCCTCTCCATCCTGCTCGAAGTGATCCGCACACTCGAGAACGGTGTCACCATCGCCGGAATCGACCTGCCGTCGATGCCAGGTCTCTCCGGCCTCGCCATGGGCGGTGTCATCGTGCTCGGCATGATCTTCCGCCCCAAGGGCATGATTCCCCGCCTCGAGTTCGACGAGCTGCTGCGGCAATGGTTCGCCCGCCGCGCGCCGGCCGCGGCGGCTGCCGGATCGACCGACGATCCGGAAGATGACGGCAAAGCGAGCAAGACGAGGTAG
- a CDS encoding glutamine synthetase family protein: MATEFENAVSARKAKLQALQRELAEKGARFIHVHMPEINGVFRSKTTPFKLSYNGDALNGILYCVAHSDGNPMPVPVFPGPISSDDNGYPNIMALPDPATVRQHGWDPRFASVILNSFMLDGRRCGLDPRAILQDQEDRARKLGFEPIFALEYEFGIFHADHDLMRAGRYRELKPWGHSFVNYDLVRSADYQGFMAEFIERLASVNIGVASVVTEYGYGMYEFALAPKPALEAADDAMRAKLHLRELCAERNMVATFMTRFQTPGRESACGGHHHQSLWRDGKNAFAAGANKLSEVAQHYLAGLLTRLPESHLLFRPTVNSYRRLDRGAWSPEDASWGYENRTAAVRAITTPTADAARFEHRVPGADINPYLSIAAMLAAGLDGLEEKMALEPAAPGNPASLNRPALSRTLKGSIERFAASAFIDRVFGPEFKSHYAMSRQAEIDAFDSWMAAQITDFEFQRYFIGT, translated from the coding sequence ATGGCCACGGAATTCGAGAATGCGGTTTCGGCTCGCAAGGCAAAGCTGCAGGCGCTTCAGCGCGAGCTCGCCGAGAAGGGCGCCCGCTTCATCCATGTGCATATGCCGGAGATCAACGGCGTCTTCCGCAGCAAGACCACGCCCTTCAAGCTCTCCTATAACGGCGACGCGCTGAACGGCATCCTCTATTGCGTCGCCCACAGCGACGGCAACCCGATGCCGGTGCCGGTCTTTCCCGGCCCGATCAGCAGCGACGACAACGGCTATCCCAACATCATGGCCCTGCCCGACCCCGCGACCGTGCGCCAGCATGGCTGGGATCCGCGCTTCGCCTCGGTGATCCTCAACTCCTTCATGCTGGACGGCAGGCGCTGCGGGCTCGATCCGCGCGCCATCCTGCAGGACCAGGAGGACCGCGCCCGCAAGCTGGGATTCGAGCCGATCTTCGCGCTGGAGTACGAGTTCGGCATCTTCCACGCGGACCACGACCTGATGCGGGCCGGGCGCTATCGCGAGCTCAAGCCCTGGGGCCATTCCTTCGTCAATTACGACCTGGTCCGCAGCGCCGACTATCAGGGCTTCATGGCGGAATTCATCGAGCGGCTGGCGAGCGTCAATATCGGCGTGGCCTCGGTCGTGACCGAGTACGGCTACGGCATGTACGAATTCGCGCTGGCACCCAAGCCGGCGCTGGAGGCGGCCGACGACGCCATGCGGGCCAAGCTTCATCTGCGCGAGCTCTGCGCCGAGCGCAACATGGTCGCGACCTTCATGACCCGGTTCCAGACGCCGGGCCGCGAGAGCGCCTGCGGCGGCCATCACCATCAGAGCCTGTGGCGCGACGGCAAGAACGCGTTTGCCGCCGGCGCCAACAAGCTGAGCGAGGTCGCGCAGCACTATCTCGCGGGCCTGCTGACGCGGCTGCCGGAATCGCATCTGCTGTTCCGGCCGACCGTCAACTCCTATCGCCGCCTCGACCGCGGCGCCTGGTCGCCGGAAGACGCGTCCTGGGGCTACGAGAACAGGACCGCCGCCGTCCGGGCCATCACCACGCCCACCGCCGACGCGGCGCGCTTCGAACATCGCGTGCCGGGTGCCGACATCAACCCCTACCTCTCGATCGCGGCGATGCTGGCCGCCGGGCTCGACGGCCTTGAGGAGAAGATGGCGCTGGAGCCAGCGGCTCCCGGCAACCCCGCGAGCCTCAACCGGCCCGCCCTGTCCCGGACCTTGAAAGGCTCGATCGAGCGCTTCGCCGCTTCGGCCTTCATCGACCGGGTGTTCGGGCCCGAGTTCAAGAGCCACTATGCGATGAGCCGCCAGGCGGAAATCGACGCCTTCGACAGCTGGATGGCCGCGCAGATCACGGACTTCGAGTTCCAGCGCTACTTCATCGGAACCTGA
- a CDS encoding anti-sigma factor family protein, producing MPRRVSSRKLQDYVEGRLDQSQLAEVEAYLKANPEIAVRVEKLRLQARRTRKLGKTLLSEEIPQRLLDIIAKKPQ from the coding sequence ATGCCGAGACGGGTCTCGAGTCGAAAATTACAGGACTATGTCGAAGGCCGGCTCGATCAATCGCAGCTCGCCGAGGTCGAGGCCTATCTGAAGGCGAATCCCGAGATTGCCGTCAGGGTGGAGAAGCTTCGCCTGCAGGCCCGCCGTACGCGCAAGCTGGGCAAGACGCTGCTGAGCGAGGAGATCCCGCAGCGCCTGCTCGACATCATCGCCAAGAAGCCGCAATAG
- a CDS encoding sigma-70 family RNA polymerase sigma factor, protein MTPRPADSHCENHDITEQFKAVLPHLRGYARSLTRNADAADDLVQDALVRAWASREQFAPGTNFRAWMFTIMRHRFLDECRRNKSPHLAIEDVSGHAALVSGPAQDSSIEFEEMASAYWQLAPNHREILMLVGALGLEYEEAASVIGCAVGTVRSRLSRARNELQNKIEHGAGRLTRPSTLGRPRSRIVAAKEFLRLLNAA, encoded by the coding sequence ATGACACCCCGTCCTGCTGACAGCCATTGCGAAAATCACGACATCACGGAGCAGTTCAAGGCGGTGCTGCCGCATCTGCGCGGCTATGCCCGGTCCTTGACCCGCAACGCCGACGCCGCGGACGACCTGGTTCAGGATGCGCTGGTGCGAGCCTGGGCCTCGCGGGAGCAGTTCGCGCCCGGCACCAATTTCCGCGCCTGGATGTTCACCATCATGCGCCACCGGTTCCTCGACGAGTGCCGCCGCAACAAGAGCCCGCATCTCGCGATCGAGGATGTGAGCGGCCATGCGGCGCTGGTCAGCGGCCCGGCACAGGACTCGTCCATCGAGTTCGAAGAGATGGCGTCCGCCTACTGGCAGCTGGCGCCCAACCATCGGGAGATCCTGATGCTGGTAGGGGCGCTGGGGCTCGAATATGAGGAGGCCGCCTCGGTCATCGGCTGCGCGGTGGGCACGGTGCGCAGCCGCCTGTCGCGGGCGCGCAACGAGCTTCAGAACAAGATCGAGCACGGGGCCGGCCGCCTGACGCGGCCCTCGACGCTCGGCCGGCCTCGCTCCCGGATCGTCGCCGCCAAGGAGTTCCTGCGGCTTCTCAATGCGGCCTGA
- a CDS encoding DUF3185 family protein — protein sequence MSLLRALGLILAAGGGVFLPLGLKASEAPVEQLSEALTGRYADHTLWYIAGGLGAMIAGVCLALSPKQ from the coding sequence ATGAGCCTTTTGCGCGCGCTGGGCCTTATCCTCGCCGCGGGTGGCGGCGTCTTCCTGCCCCTGGGACTGAAAGCCTCCGAAGCTCCCGTCGAGCAGCTGAGCGAAGCCTTGACCGGCCGCTACGCGGATCACACGCTCTGGTACATCGCTGGCGGGCTCGGCGCGATGATCGCCGGCGTCTGCCTGGCGCTGTCGCCCAAGCAGTGA
- a CDS encoding DUF883 family protein: protein MKASSEDVSLNAVREDLDQLRADLKNVMEALGKLNSDAGDAVKDQAARAAGTIGRKAEDIFENLKGEGDRVSKLLTTAVNEHPYSSLAIALAIGIIIGRTLDRR from the coding sequence ATGAAGGCAAGCTCCGAGGACGTCTCTCTCAACGCCGTACGCGAGGATCTCGACCAGCTCCGCGCCGATCTGAAGAACGTCATGGAGGCGCTCGGCAAGCTGAACAGCGACGCCGGCGACGCCGTGAAGGACCAGGCGGCCCGGGCGGCGGGAACCATCGGCCGCAAGGCCGAGGACATCTTCGAGAACCTGAAGGGAGAAGGCGACCGCGTCAGCAAGCTTCTGACGACGGCGGTCAACGAGCATCCCTACAGCTCGCTCGCCATCGCGCTGGCCATCGGGATCATCATCGGTCGCACGCTGGATCGGCGGTAG
- a CDS encoding DUF3309 family protein has product MLGTILLIILILLLIGALPAWPYSRDWGYYPTGIFSTIIVVIVVLLLVGRI; this is encoded by the coding sequence ATGCTTGGTACCATTCTTCTGATCATTCTTATCCTGCTGCTGATCGGAGCGCTGCCGGCCTGGCCCTATAGCCGCGACTGGGGCTATTACCCCACCGGCATCTTCTCGACGATCATCGTCGTGATCGTCGTCCTGTTGCTGGTGGGGCGCATATAG
- a CDS encoding CsbD family protein, giving the protein MNWDTIAGNWKQATGKVKEQWGELTDDDVTRIAGQRDQLVGRIQERYGIAKDEAERQVKDWERRYH; this is encoded by the coding sequence ATGAATTGGGACACCATCGCCGGCAACTGGAAGCAAGCGACGGGCAAGGTGAAGGAGCAGTGGGGCGAGCTCACGGACGACGATGTGACGCGGATCGCCGGCCAGCGCGACCAGCTCGTCGGCCGGATCCAGGAGCGCTATGGCATCGCGAAGGACGAAGCCGAGCGCCAGGTGAAGGACTGGGAACGCCGTTATCACTGA
- a CDS encoding PRC-barrel domain-containing protein produces the protein MKRVPLLLASGAMLMASGAVWADSATTPSVPAPPVESQTSAAPVAATGEVGANQLVGVDIRNANDEKVAEIKDVLIGNDNTVDTAIVNVGGVMGMAGRNVAVAWNQIQFFRDADTIKAKTSLTEDQLKALPEYTSDGGVWHTK, from the coding sequence ATGAAGAGAGTTCCTCTGCTGCTCGCGAGCGGCGCGATGCTGATGGCCAGCGGCGCCGTGTGGGCGGACTCTGCGACCACCCCGTCGGTCCCGGCGCCGCCGGTGGAAAGCCAGACCAGCGCCGCGCCGGTGGCGGCAACGGGTGAAGTCGGCGCCAACCAGCTCGTCGGCGTGGATATCCGCAACGCCAATGACGAGAAGGTCGCCGAGATCAAGGACGTGCTGATCGGCAACGACAACACGGTCGACACCGCCATCGTGAACGTCGGCGGCGTGATGGGCATGGCCGGCCGGAACGTCGCGGTGGCCTGGAATCAGATCCAGTTCTTCCGCGACGCCGACACGATCAAGGCCAAGACCAGCCTGACCGAAGACCAGCTGAAGGCGCTGCCGGAGTACACCTCCGACGGGGGCGTCTGGCATACCAAATAG
- a CDS encoding acyl-CoA dehydrogenase family protein: MDLELSAREKELAKKGRDFCDQVLIPIETVADEHGEVPMERRAAIRQAVRDWGLAGINHSKENGGLGLTMLEQTVIEEQLGRVTNGLWSCVWRPPVSLKFGTPAQRRDYLQPSCHGERRGCFAITEPNAGSDPRQVETSAIRKGDRWVLNGEKWFVTSYNASDFIIVHAHVDKNPDKPTLFLVDKPAQGLVHLRSPKFMHNFAFDHAELRFENVEVPADRMLGEVGQGFELTKDWFVEARLQIASHSLGAAIRAAEIANDYAAGRIQFGKPIRDFQAIEFMLADMAVEIFAAKSTLYRVAAEIDRKIDRKLIHGRASALKLYCSEVAGRVIDKALQILGGRGYMRENPLERLYRDIRVDRIWEGTSEIQRLVVAGQIKKRGLAAYSGWE, from the coding sequence ATGGATCTCGAATTGTCGGCGCGTGAAAAGGAATTGGCCAAGAAAGGCCGGGACTTCTGCGATCAGGTTCTGATCCCGATCGAGACGGTCGCCGACGAACATGGAGAAGTGCCCATGGAGCGGCGCGCCGCCATCCGCCAGGCGGTGCGCGACTGGGGTCTCGCCGGCATCAATCACAGCAAGGAGAATGGCGGGCTCGGTCTCACCATGCTCGAGCAGACCGTGATCGAGGAGCAGCTCGGCCGCGTCACCAACGGCCTTTGGAGCTGCGTGTGGCGCCCCCCGGTCAGCCTCAAGTTCGGGACGCCGGCGCAGCGGCGCGACTATCTGCAGCCTTCCTGCCATGGCGAGCGGCGCGGCTGCTTCGCCATCACCGAGCCCAATGCCGGCTCCGATCCGCGGCAGGTCGAGACCTCCGCGATCCGCAAGGGCGACCGCTGGGTGCTCAACGGCGAGAAATGGTTCGTGACCTCCTACAACGCGTCGGACTTCATCATCGTCCACGCGCATGTCGACAAGAACCCGGACAAGCCGACCCTGTTCCTGGTCGACAAGCCGGCCCAGGGGCTGGTGCATCTGCGCTCGCCCAAGTTCATGCACAACTTCGCCTTCGACCATGCCGAGCTGCGCTTCGAGAATGTCGAGGTGCCGGCCGACCGGATGCTGGGCGAGGTCGGCCAGGGCTTCGAGCTCACCAAGGACTGGTTCGTGGAGGCGCGCCTGCAGATCGCCTCCCACAGCCTGGGGGCGGCGATCCGCGCCGCCGAGATCGCCAACGACTACGCCGCCGGCCGCATCCAGTTCGGCAAGCCGATCCGCGATTTCCAGGCGATCGAATTCATGCTGGCCGACATGGCGGTCGAGATCTTCGCGGCGAAATCGACGCTCTACCGCGTGGCCGCGGAGATCGATCGCAAGATCGACCGCAAGCTGATCCACGGCCGGGCGAGCGCCCTCAAGCTCTATTGCTCCGAGGTGGCGGGCCGGGTCATCGACAAGGCGCTCCAGATCCTGGGCGGGCGCGGCTATATGCGGGAGAACCCGCTCGAGCGGCTCTATCGCGACATCCGCGTCGACCGCATCTGGGAAGGCACCTCCGAGATCCAGCGTCTGGTCGTGGCGGGGCAGATCAAGAAGCGCGGGTTGGCGGCCTATTCCGGCTGGGAGTGA
- a CDS encoding trimethylamine methyltransferase family protein produces the protein MTERPSRRSGGRDARIAARQAADASRVVRPGLQGGQYRPLSDRDVERIHETALDVLAEIGVADAPPALQSLALERGCKLDPAGRLLFPRMLVEDVIAKAAREFWVYGRTDSRYDVHVGGQRVHFTTAGEAVTVLDLKQRRFRPSTLLDLYDFARLVDRLEHIHQFGQTIVATEIDDPLAHAASIAYACLAGTAKTFGISIGQAENVAPIVDLFDMALGGEGKFTRRPFAVIGCCPIVSPLRFAEDSTAVLMETTRLGLIGDVAIAAQAGATAPAALAGTLVQTVAETLATVMVVNLVRPGHPTTFGIWPFVSDLRTGSFTGGGGEEAILSAAAMQIARYYDLPASVGAGMTDSKLPDNQAGFEKGVSVAMAALAGGNYVCECAGMLASLMGCSFEAMVIDNDMLGMVQRSLRGIEVNDETLSLDAIRQAVDGQGHFLGSDQTLELMQTEYLYPEIADRRSASVWAESGGRDVLEAAHERVHEILGSHYPNYLDTKTDAAIRDRFPIRLAPADMRAACGRW, from the coding sequence ATGACGGAAAGACCTTCACGCCGTTCGGGCGGACGCGACGCGCGGATCGCGGCGCGCCAGGCCGCCGATGCCAGCCGCGTGGTGCGGCCGGGGCTCCAGGGCGGCCAGTACCGGCCGCTGTCCGACCGCGATGTCGAGCGCATCCATGAGACGGCGCTCGACGTCCTGGCCGAGATCGGCGTGGCCGATGCGCCGCCCGCCCTGCAGTCGCTGGCGCTCGAGCGCGGCTGCAAGCTCGATCCGGCCGGCCGCCTGCTCTTCCCGCGGATGCTGGTCGAGGACGTGATCGCCAAGGCGGCGCGCGAGTTCTGGGTCTATGGCCGCACGGATTCCCGCTACGACGTCCATGTCGGCGGCCAGCGGGTCCATTTCACCACGGCCGGCGAGGCGGTCACCGTGCTCGACCTGAAGCAGCGCCGCTTCCGCCCCTCCACCCTGCTCGATCTTTACGATTTCGCGCGGCTGGTGGACCGGCTCGAGCATATCCACCAGTTCGGCCAGACCATCGTCGCCACCGAGATCGACGACCCGTTGGCCCATGCCGCCAGCATCGCCTATGCCTGCCTCGCCGGCACGGCCAAGACCTTCGGCATCAGCATCGGCCAGGCCGAGAACGTCGCGCCGATCGTCGATCTCTTCGACATGGCGCTGGGCGGCGAAGGCAAGTTCACCCGGCGCCCCTTCGCCGTGATCGGCTGCTGCCCGATCGTCTCGCCCTTGCGCTTCGCGGAGGATTCGACCGCCGTCCTGATGGAGACCACGCGGCTGGGGCTGATCGGCGACGTCGCGATCGCGGCCCAGGCCGGCGCCACGGCGCCGGCGGCGCTCGCCGGCACGCTGGTTCAGACCGTGGCCGAGACGCTGGCGACGGTGATGGTGGTCAATCTGGTCCGCCCGGGCCATCCCACCACCTTCGGCATCTGGCCCTTCGTGTCGGATCTCAGGACCGGTTCCTTCACCGGCGGCGGCGGCGAGGAAGCCATTCTCAGCGCGGCCGCCATGCAGATCGCCCGCTATTACGACCTGCCGGCCTCGGTCGGCGCCGGCATGACCGATTCCAAGCTGCCCGACAACCAGGCCGGCTTCGAGAAGGGCGTCTCGGTCGCCATGGCGGCGCTCGCCGGCGGCAACTATGTCTGCGAATGCGCGGGGATGCTGGCGAGCCTCATGGGCTGCTCCTTCGAGGCGATGGTCATCGACAACGACATGCTCGGCATGGTCCAGCGCAGCCTGCGCGGCATCGAGGTTAACGACGAGACGCTGTCGCTCGACGCCATCCGCCAGGCGGTGGACGGCCAGGGTCATTTCCTGGGTTCCGACCAGACGCTGGAGCTGATGCAGACCGAGTATCTCTATCCCGAGATCGCCGACCGCCGGTCGGCCTCGGTCTGGGCCGAGAGCGGCGGGCGCGACGTGCTCGAGGCCGCCCATGAACGGGTCCACGAGATCCTCGGCTCGCATTATCCGAACTATCTGGATACCAAGACCGACGCCGCGATCCGGGACCGCTTCCCGATCCGGCTGGCGCCAGCCGACATGCGGGCTGCCTGCGGGCGCTGGTAG